One Chaetodon auriga isolate fChaAug3 chromosome 11, fChaAug3.hap1, whole genome shotgun sequence genomic window, TtgaacaaagacaaataaatcaagcctttgctgttttattcCAGGTTATATAAATCAGAAggctctaataataataacagcaaggctctctttatttttcccaCTTCCAAAATTACAAAAAGATGATATAAAGATTTCAGAGAGGCTAGTAACAGTTTCTAAAACTGTattgaaaaaattaattaattaataataacaattttTACTTTTCAGACAGGCACACctatattttaatttgatggCAATTGATACATGGGTCTTATGGCTGAATAAACTGCCGAGTCACTTACACATATAGGTCACATTTAAGTCACAATGGCAATCTTACTAGGTTGGACACGTAGCATTTCTGTAAAACTTCCAACACAGCAGAACCCAAAATGTTCCTTGAGAACAAATTAAGATCAATGGCCACTGGGAGAGATATGGTCTGAGTGCTTTATAAGTTTTTAAATAACACTAGTCCAGATAGCACTGTTGGTATTAAAGCTGAATGGGAAAGAGACATGGGTGTACACTTTACCACAGAAGAATACCAGATTTAAAAAGTGTAGCAGGTGTTTCCAACTGTTGAAAGTACACAATCACACAACAGGAGACCTTGGTCAGACTATCACTCctcaaagactgaaaaaaatggACCATTCATTGTCAGAATCCTGCTGGCATGGGTGGGGTATAATGGGCACCCTGACTCTTAATCTGTAACACAGCTGTGGTCTGAAGTAGTTGACACAATGTCTGCATTATTTAACACAAGCATGCCAAAATGTCCAACAGTGTGTCTGGTCAGCCAAAAGACATATGCATCTCCAGGACTATAATTAttactgcagtgtttcccctaccaCTGTACAGGCCTGGTGGGCCGCCAGGCCAAGGAGACCCCCCgccaggccaaaaaaaaaaccaataaaaaaaaaataagccaCCTATCCATTCATTCATAAATCAATAATCATTTACATTTAGGAGCGCCTCAGTGCAGCACAATGTGAGTCAACCTGCTTCGTTACCCAGTAACGATGCGAGTACTGCTGCTGAGAGCGCAGGCATAATTTATGGGATGTTTAAAGTTTGTAGCTAGCCAACTATGGTGCcgctgaagaaaagaaaaaatattgcGGGCGACAGACAACTTAATATAAAGAAGTTTTTCTGCCAGACTTTGGagcaaaggaaaacagatgAAGGGAGAGTAACAGAGGCAACtctaaaaaaaatgacaggtGCAGGTGAGACAGAAGAAAGGGGGGCACATTGCAGTGGAGAGGGGGGCTGCTCGAGAATCATTGTTGCCGCTGACACCTGTCTGACGGGTGATCCCGGTCTGGCTGCCGGCCCCGATCCGATGGGTGACCCCGCTCCGATTGCCAACCCCTGTCCGACAGGTGACCGCGGGCCCAGTCCAACTGGTAACCCAGtcaaaaaaaatacagctaAACACCAAACATCTGGCTGGGATCCCAAATGGCTTAATAATCATAAATACAGCCCTTGGTTGTACCACACTCCCCATGATAAGTTTCCAATTTGTTGTTTAGCTTATATTTTTGTTCTAATTGAGCTTCTTTTTTTGGTAAgcaataatgatgaaaataacaCAGACAATAGGCTAGTTTTTAGTTTGTTGAGGGTTGAACATGAGGCTGTGATGGGTGGTTTCAAATGTCTTTACTGGCTGGTGAAGCATGAGATTGCCCACCACACCAACTACCCAGCTCTACTTGAGCTTGCTGAGCTCCTGGGTTGTGATTATTTTGCAAAACTTAAGGTAACACATCATGCTCATTTACATCTAACGCAACTCTGTCATCCTTCATTAAAATTCACGTCTGATAGTAACTGTTagtgtgtattttttcaaaGGTCGGAAAATCAACCAACTACAGGTCCCATCGAATGGTCAATTAATGGTCGACAAATTATTTCTCCACAACAATTTCTAGGAGGTGAAAGACACCTGCTGGCTTTCTCAGCACCAGGCAGTAGCCAATCTAAAGAGGAATCTCCACGCAGTGCTTACAGCCctggcagaggaggtggagcacaACAAGTGTCCTGTGGCAAAAGGACTTTACTCCTTTTGTGCCACATACCAGTTTGTGGCTGCTCTGTACCTCCAGGCTGATGCGCTGCCTCATCTGGCAAGGTTGTCGAAAGTTTTCCAGAGGGAGGATTTTAATTTCCTCGCTGTGAAAGACCAAGTAAAATTATTCCCCATTCTTctcttaaacaaaaaaatgatttaTGGACAAGATTTAGGTGTGTGGTTGTCACATTGCATCCTAAATTCCAccgttttttttccctcaggtGCCAGTCACAATTCAGACACTTTGTAAGATTAAAGAGGCAGGTGACCATCAGCCTACTGGCTCAGCCCTGTCTGCACTACATCACGACCTTCACAATCCCAATGGGCTCGGATTGCTGAATATTCaagctgaagaggagaggggggaggagaggccAGCAGTCCAGAAATCCTCATTCTGAAATACTGGATGTATTCTGGGAACGATTTCGCACTCAAGTATTTACAAGTATTTGGAATGTTAACTTAGTATTTGTCATTACTGCCAAAAGAAAGCTGCAAATACAAATTTAGTATTTGTAAATGATCAATTATCAAGATGATCCAGACATcatatgtttttctttaacaagGTGATGGAGCCATATCTAGAGCACCTAACAGCTGAACTGAATAAACGGTTCCAACAACTGCACATCCTGGGGGCATTCAGTGTCCTGGGTCCACAAGCAGCCAAGAACCCAGACCAAGATGTTCCTGTAAGTCACCTTAAGCCCCTTGCTGCCAAGTTCCCTCTCATGGATGAGGAGGCACTTTTAGAGGAATGGAATTCATTTAAATAACACCTTCTGACTGGTGTACTAAAGGTGAGagacattttacacagcaagcCTTGTCCATTATCAAGTATCTTATTCATGTGCCTTGTCTTCCGCTTAATCTATTTGCAGGACAAGCCTCAATTGGCTGTCATGAGTGAGGTGGCATCAGAGTATGGTGAGCTTGGTCAGCTGTATCAAGCTACCAAGCAAGTTCGGAGCCATTGCACTCACTGTTCCTGTGGGCAGTGTGAACTGTGAGCAGAATTTCTCAACCATGAACAGGGtacacacatctcacacacacaaactataaATGATCCTTAAATGTAACAATTTACTAAATAAACTTTCTGGATTTTTGGTAGGTGAAAACAGACCTCAGGAACAGGCTGCAGGGGGAGCACTTGGGGGCCTGCATGAGAATTTCCATCAATGATCCCCCATGGCATAATTCCCCTACCACAATGCCTTGGTGAAATTCTTCTCTAAACCAAGAAAAATCAAGTGCAGCACAGAACAGTGCACACTGTGTGGTTGAAGTGCCAATGTGTAATCAAGCATGTTCCATTTGTATGCAATAAATGCACCTTATTAAGTCACCCTCTCCTTGTGATCTTGAATACAGTCTGGGTGAACAAAAAATTGAATGCAAATATAATAATTGCAGAATTGCAGACTGCTTGCTGTGCCACCTGACTTAATCCAACTGCACCAATACACCATCCCACACGTCTCGTCTGTTTAGGGTTTTTTTGGAGAGTACCACTGGGCCTGAAAAAAATTCTAGGGGAAACACTGTACTGTTTCACTTTTTTATCATTTACCCTTTAAACGAGAAGTATATTATAATGGTATTGCTGAACTGAAAGTCACTGGTTGCCTTAGCCAAGATCAATAGCTTAAATCTAGACTAGACTAATCTAGACTAATGGGGAAAGCAGTCACGGTCCAAAGTCTCTATCTTAATAAggtttttaccttttttttttagaataacCAGCATATGTGATGTTGAACCcttttgcttttgctgctttttcttttttgtttcactgttttacagCCCAGGAAAATAAGCACTCAGCATGACATGCATACCTGCATGACAGAAGGAGAAGTAGAACAATTTCAACAGACACTGTCAAATGTAAATCAGTTAACTGCATCCCACATGTCTGCCCTTTGGCCAGTCTTGAATTTGTCTGCTTTTGTACTTTGTTATGCTTGGGCAAAAAAACTACTTGGCTGGGTTCAGGTTCAAGTACACcctttcacaatgttaaccataTGTTCGTAAGGTTGCCATCTCCCATCAGCATATTTTACTGTTCTTCCTCCCCATGTAGCAAAACTTTGGCATCAAATCAGCGTGACTGATCGGTTGTAATGATGCTCCTGGAGAACCATAATTATGATGCTGCAGGGACAACACCAACACTGCTGTATGAGATCGCGCGTACAGTGCCGCTGATGTGTCAGAGTGTTTCCACTTTAACCTGCACCAGTTGGTGTGTGAcactacaggaaacacaatTCTAACGGGAGGGGAACATTATCCCACGGGGAACAGACTTCCTCAAAAACACCCGGCCCTGCCCGCGTAATTATGGGTAATTCATAACGTGAAACGGACGACGCCGGGACACCACGGACGTGAATTAGCACTatttagtgtcatttttctgaAAATTACTGGAAGAgaacacatttttaactcgAAGTCTGAGACACAGCTGGTGTCTCATttcttgtttaaaaatgtttcgATACACTTTTATGCGCTGTGAGCTGCATGGTACGTATCACGTGGTGACGTTCAGCCTTCAGGACAGTCGAAGTTAACATGcaataagaaattaaaaaaaaaaaaaaaaaaaaaaaaatgcgttGATACAGTCACAGAACCCAGCCTTAACATACTACTTCACTCTCCAATTCGAAGCTGTCTTCCTTACAGTGACCAGCTTCGGGAGAATCAGACATGCGCCTCGGGGACTAATTTGGGACCTGTCAGGAGATAATGCTGAGTTCGTTATTACAAAAACGTGTTTTACCTATGGACTCAGGGGGACGTAGGGTGTAAGACCAGAATTAGAGTAGCTGCTGTGCAGTACCACTTCTCACAGTGTATCAATACCGGAAGAACAACACTGCTGCGGAGTCACAGTACATATGTAATTTTCGAGTTTGTCAATTGCAGTTACATTAGAATAAGTATTAAGTCTCTCACCGCGTCCACGTCCATCAGGTTGAGCTGGGATGAAGCAGAGAGTAGACTGCGGGCGTCTGGAGATTCCGTCATCTCTTGGTTGACATGAGCTACGCGCTCGCCTGTGTATCTTTTCGGCAGGCCTGACCTACTAAAAAAAATGGTACTTCACACGGATGGGCGTGTTTTTCAGGATGTAGCCGTGTATGCTTTCAGGGAGGTACGTTACCGCTTCAGCCGTGCTCCACGATGAAAGATGAATTATGTTAGTTTTGTACAAATAAGGTAGGCCCCTACTTTTAAAAACTGATTTCTTTGAAGTTACAATTAGGCCTGAGGTCTCCCGGACGTTTAATGTATATTGATGTTACGGTTTTATTAGCGTACGCAATGTGCGCCGACGAGAGAGCGCAGCAGTTACGCAGTAATCCGTTTGACAGAGGACGTAAGGCACGATACCCGGGCGAAATACCAAGTTTGTAGAGAGTCCACTTTGACACCTCTGACAGGAAGTACATTATAACACGTTCCGGTTTAATTTTCAGAATAAAGTTTCTAAACATATTCGACTCAAGACCTGAATGACAACATACCACCTTTTGACAAAATTataacaaaaaaagcaaataatacCAGTCTACATACATGTTACGACATGTATGtagactgaggtcctttggagtatgtagggcactgttaaaaacattgtATGACcatgtggtggcatctgcagttttctatgcagtggtctgccgtggttgtggaagctctgagggggacaggaaaagactaaacaaactggtcaggggagctggctctgtcctggactgccctctggacaccatcaaggaggtgggtgagaggaggatgttagccaagctgacactgatcatggacaacccccctgcatgagacagtaggtggcttaagcagctccttcagtaaccGACTGCCGCATCCAATTTGgaagaaatatatatatgaatatatgctataatgctaatatctgctcacatttatccatttcacctgaTGCAATTTTgaaatttctaagttgtatatctctctcaactgtgcaataaaattatttattatccttattggcaactgtatttttataaactgtatatattgtacatatacatagagCTAGTATTTCCCAAGTGCAACACATGTCATGTCAGtagttagttttctcataaggCTACGAGCAACAGTACTTTTATGGCAGTATGATTCTTTGGCATTAACtatttttaataatctgtacaaatatacatatacatagtcgggttttttttattctgtatatTGTATACTTctagatttttattttgacctcttcaTGCTAttgtgcttgctttttgtaacttgctggctgtaacgacaAAATTTTCCCGGTGTGGGATCGATAAAGTCCAATCTTATCTTACAATACACAGTACAAAGTACAAAAGCTAACGCAATAGTGCATTAAAGAAAACTCATTACTGATTAAGTGATGGCATACTTAATTTAGCTTTTCACAGTTCTACAGATCCAAGATCTACAGTCCTaaatcacagcagagaaaattTTAACAGGTAGGATGAGATATTTGATTACAATACTATATGTATGTCTGTACACACTTCAATAATCTAAACAGTTGCACGACAACACCACCTTGGGAATTTCACCAAGGGAATTATTTACACACAGGTTAGTTTTACTCAGGGGCACAGACGTGGTTCCAAGTTTTAAAAAGTCACCTTTATTAAATATAAATTGTAAAAGTTATCAGAGCCATTCATACAGGAAGGGGAAAGGAGGACCTAATCAGGAGCTGAGCCttctggatggacaaatgctagtgaagggggagtgagcaaaacaaaatatgagaaaaaagagaaacacacgtGACGGATATTGAAGTAACCCAAGTCTCAGGGGAGTACAGCACACAAAACaggaggacaccaccaccagtCACAggcaccgccaccaccaccggtctccagcagctgaaaagaggaaaacaaattagTGGGGTTGCaagaataaaagacaaagaaacaaaatcaaacaaaatatataGCCTAACTAATGGGCAGGTTAATAACTCTTTTAGATTAGAACTTATAAACAATACTAAAGAACAAAACCCCCTCAAATTAACTCAGTTAACAAAGGAAACCAAGGAGACAGTCAAAATCAAGGTAAATTAAGCACAACTAAATATatctaaataaacaaaataacataacTGAATAAATCTAAATAGACTAAGGAAAATATCTAAATAGATCTGAACAAGTAACTCAAGAGTAATGGGAGTGTAGGCCACACTTTAACTCACACATACAATTAAAACGAGAGGAACTAAACCCGTTTCGAAATCCATTAGAGTCCATGGTGCAGAGTCAAGCAGTGGTCATACATACCGATACACGAAGAAAGAAAATACCAGCAAGCGTCATCAAGCAGTCGTGGCaagtagtgatgggaattccggctctcCTAAGAGAGCCGGTTTTCACGGCTTGGCTCTCTtgaaagagccggctctttcggctccgaagtggctcctcagattttttgttgcttaaattaatttattctCAAAATGATGTAAAATTCTGTGCAAAATTAATTAGTAATGCACAAAACActttatatcaaattttactgcatttcctgctgtcactcattttctcagctttccagcgttttgtctctgtcatggctgtgtgtgtgtgtgtgtgtgtgtgtgtgcgcgcgtgctgtgtctgtaacccccgcccctccccctcctgctcagtgcatacacacagaagccaccacacatcatgtaattgaccaatcacgtgctgcttgaatggaaaaaaaatggagaaaaaaacaaatagaaacCCTAAAGCGGCTCCCgctccggctcccaggcaggaaCCGGGTCCGATcattcacttcaaagagccggctctaagtGCCGTTACGTTcacgaccgacacatcactagtGGCAAGACATCTAGTTGTCAGCTGATTATAGCGGTAAAAGGTGTAGAAACGAgaatcaaaatacaaaatgaaatagcaCCCTAGCAACCTAGTGAGGCTAACAATCAGTATCTCTCATGTGTGCAAAAATCAGTCAACGTCTAAACTAGTTCCATTCGAGTCTGGCTACCACAAAATAGGACAGATCTACTACAGACAATGATTCTCTATGTGCGCGAAGGACTGGTCATGAGACATGCCAGCCACCATAGACATATAAAGAGTAAACGCCGCATTGGATGCTGGGGCGCAAGAAATGCGGCCCATCTTGGATCATCTTCATCGTACTcctgagcagcagaagaaacaaGATACCAGGGCACTGCGCAGCATATTCCTGTTCAAATCGGCGGACTGTCGAAAACAGGGCATGGGCGATTACTTTTCACATGTAAGATTGAACAtattggttgtattttgtgaatcgaatattactgtactgtatttatgcCCACCAGCAAAATTGTAGCCAGCTAGCTAGGCTATGTTTAGTGCTGGTGTTCACCCGTCTATGAACTGAGACTTTATGTCATACTCTGTAACACTGACTTAGATTACAACTGACACAAGAATGCTAttgtagaaataaaacaaatattactgGTATAACATTGATCAGTGaattttacacagcatcatGCATCAAAATAGGAGTTTTGTTGAAGAAAGGTTGTAAGAAATTTGAAGGGAGACAATAAGCTTCACCTcctttgtaaaatgtttttgtgtagaTTCTCCCAAGTCTCCCATATTCATTTTGAAGGTTTCCCAATGACACAGATGTAAGGAAGAAGTGGGAAGTGGCTTTGAGGAGGGAAGGATTCAATGCAAGTGATTCCTCAGTGCTTTACTGTGAACATTTTAAGCAGTGCGATTTTGATGGGACAGGTCAGATTGTCCGACTCAGAGATGGTGTTATTCCATCCATCTTCAGCTTCCCAGTTCACCTCCAAAGAGTAGGTGTATCATCTTAAGGCTATTAGCattcataaatgtaaatattctaTTATCAATCACAGGGCAGGGTGAGATACTTACCCCTGtatattctttttcattttagtcGGAAAAGGGCAGGACTACATCTACCTCCAGTAGAGCTGAAGAGAGCCTGTCTGTGGCCTCTCAGGATGATCCAGAAACTGGAACCTCACACCCACAACCTCAGCCTAATGATGTgagtatttctgctgtaaacatCATATCATAATGGTCCTGGACATATTAAAATCTCACTTGTTTGCTGCCACTCAtattaaacacactcacacataaaccCATTCACATGCAATTGAAGACATGTTGAACATGcattcctgacacacacacacacacacacacacacacacacacacacacacacacacacggtgctgGCAGTGGCTTTGACAGGTGATGACTGTAAGAAAGAATGTGGGCCATACACTAGTGGTGTcaaagtgatgtgtgtgaagtgaaacatcACTCAAACCGTGTTCATCCCTCTCTTTAGGATCATGGTTATGCTTTGCCTGCTTCTCCTACCGCTCTTAAGACCAGACTCAATGAAGCCCTAGCAAGAGTGGAAAGTCTGGAGCGAGAGAAGAAGAACGCCATGGCCAGAGAAAAGAGGGCAAAGACCACAGTAGAGAGTCTTTTGGGGGATTTGAGGGAAAAGAACCTAATTTATGAAGAGCTCAAAAAGAGGCTTGAAGTCCCGCTGGGACTTCAAGTCCCGCTGGCACCGACAGGGAGCCAAGCCTAAGGCATCAgcaccttccacttcctgccttctCCCTGCGGAGTCGCACTGCTTCACCGGGGAGGATGGGGTGGAGGGTCCAGTAAGCTCAACTCCACTCAGGCCAAGGGAACCCTGGTCGGTGGTGCATCGGGGCGCTGGAGCTtggccatctcctcctccaccacctccggagctgccactggacaacagGTTTGACATCTtgagcctgcaggatttccctcccGTCGGTGCCTCGTCCAGCTCGCCGccaggacctgtccacccagctgtcCGTGGTTCTCACCAGTCCAGGAAGTGCGATCTGCCAGTCCAGCatggtcccccccccccccagctcggCCCGGAGCAACCACGTCGCGACCCCAGCAGGCTCCATCTCGCCTCCGCCGCACCTCCAGGGAGCCAGTGATGCAGCGCACTCCCCTctcggtgctggtggtggggaccTCCATGGTCATGTACATGGCAGTGCTTGGCAGCTGGACCTTCTGCCACCCTGGAGCCCACATCACGGAGGTTGCATCCgctgctcttcagctgtgtgtgcagcacagcttggcctccacactggtcctcGGCATCAACAACGtgaaaaaccagcagtctgaggtcctgaagaaatcagaaatcagaaatcagaaattgctttattgccaggtatgattttacacatacgaggaatttaTTGTGGTAAAGttggtgcagacacatctactaaaaataaaagtacaaaatataacaatataaatatatatacacaagtctgttttttttttttttttttcggaaacacagtctgttttttttaattccgaaaaaagtccaaactgagcgttaatgtaacgcatagagttgtgtgtgtcaatgtggcaggatgaggcagaggtggagtctgaagagtgtcagggggggttccgggccttgttgataaggctgacagcagatgggaaaaaactgttcttgtggcgtgaggttttggtcctgatggaccgcagccttCTGCCAGAGGGGAGCGTCTCAAAGtgtttgtgtccggggtgagagggatcggCCACAATCatttctgcacgcctcagggtcctggaggtgtacaggtcctggagagatggaagattgcagccaatcaccttctctgcagaacgaatgacacgctgcagtctgcccttgtccttggcggtggcagcagcgtaccagatggtgatggaggaggtgaggatggacttaatgatggctgtgtagaagtacaccatcattgtctttggcaggctgaatttcttcagctgccgtaggaaatacatcctctgctgtgctttcctgatgagggagctgatgttcggctcccacttgaggtcctggga contains:
- the LOC143328267 gene encoding THAP domain-containing protein 6-like; translated protein: MCADERAQQLRSNPFDRGRKARYPGEIPSLFPNDTDVRKKWEVALRREGFNASDSSVLYCEHFKQCDFDGTGQIVRLRDGVIPSIFSFPVHLQRSEKGRTTSTSSRAEESLSVASQDDPETGTSHPQPQPNDDHGYALPASPTALKTRLNEALARVESLEREKKNAMAREKRAKTTVESLLGDLREKNLIYEELKKRLEVPLGLQVPLAPTGSQA